From a region of the Neobacillus niacini genome:
- a CDS encoding MFS transporter yields the protein MLIWKRNLWVLWVGVFFVSASFSMVIPFLPIFLLQIGVHDHTEVWAGLLFSAAFFAGAIASPFWGRVADKYGRKPLLIRAGFALFLVYTLTAFVTNPYQLLGLRIMQGLLSGFIPGSIALVGTNTPSNKVGYALSMISSASASGGIVGPLLGGGIASLVGNRVAFGSAGMFSLISTLLVIFFVTEENFTPSKEKGSIRNDFKLALSNRSLMMVLGLTSLTSASIMTIEPVLPLYIVELGGSSQHASLLAGIVFSLPGIASVIFAPMWGKWADKVGFQKILFIGLMGGGIGTIAQIVFSNIWGFSITRFIFGVFFCAVFPALNGLVVRSTQSDFRGRAFGLHQTSNQIGGMIGPIIGGILGGIFPVYTVFVVTGILLLAATGMTYWHSKDLNRELKTKTT from the coding sequence GTGCTTATTTGGAAGCGTAATTTGTGGGTACTATGGGTAGGGGTTTTCTTCGTATCAGCAAGTTTTTCCATGGTTATCCCGTTTTTGCCTATTTTCCTGCTTCAAATTGGTGTGCATGATCACACGGAAGTTTGGGCTGGTTTGTTATTTAGTGCAGCGTTTTTTGCTGGAGCGATTGCTTCACCATTTTGGGGCAGGGTCGCCGATAAATATGGAAGAAAGCCTTTGTTAATCCGGGCAGGGTTTGCACTGTTTCTCGTCTATACATTAACTGCCTTTGTTACAAATCCCTATCAGTTGTTAGGATTGCGAATAATGCAAGGTTTGTTGAGTGGGTTCATCCCAGGTTCAATCGCATTAGTCGGTACCAACACACCAAGCAATAAAGTAGGGTACGCTCTTTCGATGATTTCCTCTGCTTCGGCTTCAGGGGGTATTGTTGGACCGCTCTTGGGCGGGGGGATTGCTTCATTAGTAGGGAATCGCGTGGCATTTGGAAGTGCTGGAATGTTCTCGCTCATTTCGACATTACTCGTAATATTTTTCGTAACGGAGGAAAATTTCACTCCGAGTAAGGAGAAAGGTTCTATTCGAAATGATTTTAAATTGGCACTTTCAAACCGTTCTTTGATGATGGTTCTCGGATTAACCAGCCTTACATCTGCTTCTATCATGACAATTGAACCAGTTCTTCCATTATATATAGTAGAGCTTGGAGGTTCTTCCCAGCATGCATCGTTACTAGCGGGTATTGTTTTTTCTCTTCCTGGTATTGCAAGTGTCATTTTTGCCCCTATGTGGGGGAAATGGGCGGACAAAGTTGGTTTCCAAAAAATTCTATTTATTGGATTAATGGGTGGAGGAATCGGAACCATCGCCCAAATTGTTTTCAGTAATATTTGGGGATTCTCGATTACTCGGTTTATTTTCGGTGTCTTTTTCTGTGCCGTTTTCCCGGCATTAAATGGACTAGTAGTAAGGTCGACACAAAGCGATTTCCGTGGGCGAGCTTTTGGTTTACACCAAACCTCTAATCAAATTGGCGGAATGATTGGCCCAATTATAGGAGGGATTCTTGGAGGCATTTTCCCTGTATATACTGTGTTTGTCGTAACAGGTATCTTACTTCTAGCCGCTACCGGTATGACTTATTGGCACTCCAAAGACTTAAATCGTGAACTTAAAACAAAAACTACATGA
- a CDS encoding HPr family phosphocarrier protein, with translation MVLKTIQLNRKAGLDSRAINKLVQVTSQFESDIYLTYNGHKVNCKSIMGVLSLAIPNNAEISLEASGSDDQEALRQLVETIQTLT, from the coding sequence ATGGTACTAAAAACAATTCAACTTAATCGAAAGGCTGGGCTAGACAGTCGCGCAATTAACAAACTGGTTCAGGTCACATCCCAATTTGAATCAGATATCTATCTGACTTACAATGGGCATAAAGTGAATTGTAAATCTATAATGGGCGTTTTATCACTCGCCATACCAAATAATGCAGAAATTAGTTTAGAAGCATCCGGCTCAGACGACCAAGAAGCACTTAGGCAATTAGTAGAAACAATACAAACATTAACTTAA
- the sda gene encoding sporulation histidine kinase inhibitor Sda — protein sequence MFSSMNNKVLIDTYFNAVKLKLDEDFIKLLEEEIDRRGIQSDKVERMV from the coding sequence ATGTTTTCAAGCATGAACAACAAAGTTTTAATAGACACATATTTTAATGCAGTAAAGCTAAAGTTAGACGAAGACTTTATTAAATTGTTAGAAGAAGAAATTGATCGAAGAGGGATCCAATCAGATAAGGTAGAAAGAATGGTTTAA
- a CDS encoding RMD1 family protein, whose translation MRDLSFKAFAITNEIDLNKIAVHCGIPKKFTWEEPLILRGEILKSILYKDVDDSQMVLVFSFGSIVFINHTTPNEITALLNYLHSFEPDIEVKNADRYSDDYSLHIKDTESIELTDEYVVVPEYEDYYPELISTVLAKSVALEKTEEQLGQINDKLETMIDRLEKGKLRIGNKELARTTAKIIRHEYNTLAYIMILDKPDITWTSSSAGEFYDRMLEFFELNDRYKILKSKTEILYNIMDGFSTISHSIRGLFVEWIIVILILFEIVLSLLGIAGLLP comes from the coding sequence ATGAGAGATTTATCCTTTAAAGCTTTTGCCATAACCAATGAAATTGATCTGAACAAAATCGCCGTTCATTGCGGAATACCAAAGAAATTCACCTGGGAGGAGCCATTAATTTTAAGGGGTGAAATATTAAAATCAATCCTCTATAAAGATGTGGACGATTCACAAATGGTTCTAGTATTTTCCTTCGGCAGCATTGTCTTCATTAATCACACAACTCCAAATGAGATAACTGCTTTATTGAACTACCTCCACTCCTTCGAGCCAGACATTGAGGTTAAAAACGCAGACCGATACAGCGATGATTACAGCTTGCATATAAAAGATACCGAAAGCATTGAGTTAACAGATGAATATGTGGTCGTTCCTGAATATGAGGATTACTATCCTGAATTAATTTCTACTGTACTAGCAAAGTCTGTTGCTTTGGAAAAAACAGAGGAACAGCTGGGGCAAATTAATGATAAGCTCGAAACGATGATTGACCGTTTAGAGAAAGGTAAGCTGCGAATCGGAAATAAGGAACTAGCAAGGACAACAGCAAAAATTATCCGTCATGAGTATAATACCCTTGCATATATCATGATTCTCGATAAGCCAGACATCACTTGGACAAGCAGTTCTGCCGGTGAATTTTATGATCGTATGCTCGAGTTTTTCGAATTAAATGATCGTTATAAGATTTTGAAAAGTAAAACCGAAATACTCTATAACATAATGGATGGTTTTTCGACTATTAGTCATTCGATTCGCGGATTGTTCGTGGAATGGATTATTGTGATTCTCATTCTTTTTGAAATTGTTTTATCATTATTAGGAATAGCAGGATTGCTGCCTTAA
- a CDS encoding divergent PAP2 family protein, which translates to MFLSCPILAAFLGMFFAQFVKVPIHFLASKELKWNLMFSTGGMPSSHTAMIVSLTTVIGLMTGFQSNEFAICVVVAAIVMHDAMGVRRHAGYHAEILNTLLADFNSLIETLKDPNLKKPESREKLKELLGHQPTEVFFGAVTGIIVGIITYYLYPF; encoded by the coding sequence ATGTTTTTATCCTGTCCGATTTTAGCCGCATTTTTAGGGATGTTTTTCGCACAATTCGTGAAAGTACCGATTCATTTTTTAGCCTCAAAGGAATTGAAATGGAATTTAATGTTTAGCACTGGCGGCATGCCTAGTTCGCATACTGCAATGATTGTTTCATTGACTACAGTTATCGGATTGATGACCGGGTTCCAATCAAATGAGTTCGCTATTTGCGTTGTAGTCGCTGCGATTGTTATGCACGATGCGATGGGAGTTCGCAGGCATGCAGGTTATCATGCAGAAATACTGAACACGCTTTTAGCTGATTTTAACAGCTTGATTGAAACGCTAAAAGACCCCAATTTAAAGAAACCAGAGTCTAGAGAAAAACTAAAAGAATTATTAGGTCATCAACCAACAGAGGTCTTTTTTGGGGCGGTAACTGGAATTATTGTTGGCATTATTACATATTATTTATATCCTTTTTAA
- a CDS encoding GNAT family N-acetyltransferase translates to MLTIRNVTMNDLPDLLIIEHLCFPIEEAATEEAFKQRIQLIPDSFFVAEECGVIVGLVNGPVIEKEFITDDLFEEIKPNPASGGHQTVLGVAVTPHFQTRGVATALLAHLEKEAISRNRESITLTCKEDLIRFYENLGYKNRGVSKSEHGGVQWYNLNKKLR, encoded by the coding sequence ATGTTAACCATACGGAACGTGACGATGAATGATTTACCTGACCTTTTAATCATTGAACACCTTTGCTTTCCAATTGAAGAAGCAGCGACGGAAGAAGCCTTTAAACAGCGTATTCAATTAATTCCAGATAGCTTTTTTGTGGCGGAAGAGTGTGGTGTGATTGTGGGTTTAGTGAATGGACCAGTGATTGAAAAAGAGTTTATTACAGATGATTTATTCGAGGAGATTAAGCCAAATCCTGCTTCCGGCGGTCATCAAACGGTTTTAGGAGTTGCCGTGACACCGCACTTCCAAACAAGGGGAGTGGCAACAGCGTTACTAGCACATCTTGAAAAAGAGGCAATATCAAGAAATCGCGAGAGTATTACACTTACCTGTAAAGAAGACTTAATACGATTTTATGAAAACTTAGGATACAAAAATCGAGGTGTTTCGAAATCGGAGCATGGCGGCGTCCAGTGGTACAACCTGAATAAAAAATTGAGGTAG
- a CDS encoding DUF2294 domain-containing protein: MEIPIYKKSAELSSYISKILRDHFGKGPESVHVSLGRTFIIVYIRNFLTPTEKVLINQNQDESVQQTRDLVMQTLIPEIKAYIKIVTGMEIREFYYDWSLQNKSAMLTGISTDSTSTDYPITEEFIGKAELINEIIHLSSESEKKPEEIYASQVNQRTILVIRNGILVRIEKQLIRQGMQEQLKLAKRSLEKGLLHNNNHFEAILDTKVIDIFVDWDFDLDKSVIVFVINPTK, translated from the coding sequence ATGGAAATACCAATTTATAAAAAATCGGCCGAATTAAGCAGCTACATAAGTAAGATTCTCCGTGATCATTTTGGTAAAGGACCGGAATCAGTACATGTGTCATTAGGTAGAACCTTTATTATCGTCTATATTCGAAATTTCCTTACTCCAACAGAAAAGGTACTCATCAACCAAAATCAGGATGAAAGTGTTCAACAGACTCGAGATTTAGTCATGCAGACGCTAATCCCTGAAATAAAAGCATATATAAAGATTGTTACTGGTATGGAAATAAGAGAATTCTACTATGATTGGAGTCTGCAAAATAAATCTGCGATGTTAACTGGGATATCCACGGATTCAACGAGTACCGACTATCCCATTACAGAAGAGTTTATTGGTAAAGCAGAACTTATTAATGAAATCATTCATTTAAGCTCTGAATCAGAAAAGAAGCCTGAAGAGATTTATGCAAGCCAAGTAAATCAGCGCACAATCCTAGTTATTCGAAATGGAATATTGGTCAGGATTGAAAAGCAGTTAATCAGACAAGGGATGCAGGAACAACTCAAGCTCGCAAAGCGGTCACTCGAAAAAGGGCTGCTTCATAACAATAACCATTTTGAAGCGATTTTGGATACGAAAGTCATTGATATTTTTGTCGACTGGGACTTTGACTTAGATAAAAGTGTGATTGTCTTTGTTATTAATCCTACAAAATAA
- a CDS encoding DUF1801 domain-containing protein has product MYELKTKQTDNSVIEFIEQVDSPKKREDAYKLLDIFTETTGYEAKMWGPSIIGFGSYHYKYESGHEGDAPLVGFSPRKAKISLYFAPGETKREELLEQFGKHTTGKACVYINKVADIDVDVLKALIIESVSFLQAMYPAK; this is encoded by the coding sequence ATGTACGAATTAAAAACAAAACAAACAGACAATAGTGTGATAGAGTTTATCGAACAGGTCGACAGCCCAAAGAAACGCGAGGACGCATACAAATTATTAGATATCTTCACAGAGACTACTGGTTATGAAGCGAAAATGTGGGGACCAAGTATCATTGGTTTTGGATCTTACCATTACAAATATGAATCTGGTCACGAAGGTGACGCACCTCTCGTTGGATTTTCTCCGAGAAAAGCAAAAATCAGCTTATATTTTGCACCAGGTGAAACAAAGCGGGAAGAATTGTTAGAACAGTTTGGAAAACACACTACAGGGAAAGCGTGTGTGTACATTAATAAAGTTGCAGATATTGATGTAGATGTTTTGAAAGCATTAATTATTGAATCTGTATCCTTTTTGCAAGCAATGTATCCAGCAAAATAA
- a CDS encoding SRPBCC family protein, with amino-acid sequence MTENSFVYVTYIATTPEKLWEALTSSEYTEQYFFGTSIQSDWQEGSELTYSRNGQVSDYGKILKIEHNRVLSFTWTYVGDGVEGKLPSRVTFELKPLKGTVKLTLRHEDLQPGDLVDRDDTFEGLNNGWPAIISNLKSLLETGITLPAVTI; translated from the coding sequence ATGACTGAAAATTCATTTGTTTACGTTACATACATAGCAACTACACCTGAAAAGCTTTGGGAAGCTTTAACGAGCAGCGAGTATACTGAACAATACTTCTTTGGAACCAGTATTCAATCAGATTGGCAGGAAGGGAGTGAACTTACCTATTCTCGCAATGGGCAGGTTTCCGATTATGGAAAAATCCTAAAGATTGAACATAATCGTGTACTATCCTTTACCTGGACTTATGTTGGAGATGGTGTCGAAGGGAAACTGCCTTCACGTGTGACTTTTGAATTAAAACCGCTGAAGGGAACCGTAAAACTAACACTGAGACATGAAGATCTCCAGCCTGGTGATTTAGTCGATCGAGATGATACCTTTGAAGGATTGAACAACGGCTGGCCAGCGATAATAAGCAATTTGAAAAGTCTTTTAGAAACCGGAATAACTTTACCTGCTGTAACAATCTAA
- a CDS encoding GNAT family N-acetyltransferase: MYRDKELIIRPILEADLSELWSLIYSEELPEWKKWDAPYFEHKHVTYQDYLKTKDALVNQDNRWVIEVNGEIIGTIGYYWEHKPSNWLEIGIVIYKPAYWSGGYGTRAIRILINHLFTTMPLVRVGYTTWSGNERMIKVGEKLGMTMEARLRKCRYYNGEYYDSIRMGLLREEWESNPQFK, encoded by the coding sequence ATTTATAGAGATAAAGAATTGATCATTCGTCCCATTTTAGAGGCTGATCTATCAGAACTTTGGAGTTTGATTTATTCAGAGGAACTACCAGAATGGAAAAAATGGGACGCACCTTATTTTGAACATAAGCATGTTACATACCAAGATTATTTGAAGACGAAAGACGCTCTTGTGAACCAAGATAACCGCTGGGTGATTGAGGTGAACGGTGAGATTATCGGAACAATAGGCTATTATTGGGAGCATAAGCCGTCTAATTGGCTGGAAATCGGGATTGTGATCTATAAACCTGCCTACTGGAGCGGCGGGTATGGGACAAGAGCAATTCGGATATTGATCAATCATTTATTTACCACCATGCCGCTAGTTCGAGTGGGTTATACGACTTGGTCAGGAAATGAACGGATGATTAAGGTTGGGGAAAAACTAGGAATGACAATGGAAGCAAGGCTAAGAAAATGCCGTTATTATAATGGTGAATATTACGATTCCATCAGAATGGGATTGTTGAGAGAAGAATGGGAATCAAATCCTCAATTTAAATAA
- a CDS encoding glutaredoxin family protein: MRKVVIYTQESCGPCTAEKLWLKDNGIVFEEKDIRENPKYLDEIVELGASATPATVVEDENGTEVVFGFNQEKLAEILGI, translated from the coding sequence ATGCGTAAGGTAGTTATTTATACACAAGAAAGCTGTGGTCCATGTACAGCTGAAAAATTATGGTTAAAGGATAATGGAATTGTTTTTGAAGAAAAAGATATTAGAGAAAACCCTAAATATTTAGATGAAATTGTTGAATTAGGTGCATCTGCCACCCCAGCAACTGTAGTTGAGGATGAAAATGGTACAGAGGTTGTTTTTGGCTTTAACCAAGAGAAATTAGCAGAAATTCTGGGAATATAA
- a CDS encoding cell wall hydrolase, whose protein sequence is MKNTYFKKVAVACVATFAFIGIHNSTVEAITQYEVVNVESLVDIGQAYGPIMNELNQENNQNDDQKEIILNKPEPAVEQSAETKVEEPATSEPETAEPEMVTPEPAPVTPAVTISTQEKDLFARLVEAEAKGESYEGKVAVATVVLNRVDSPEFPDTVTGVINEVVGDAYAFSPVQNGEINKPASDESIRAVEEALTRQDRLNDCIYFYNPEIATDSWITTREVVKTVGNHVFAK, encoded by the coding sequence ATGAAAAACACTTATTTTAAAAAAGTTGCGGTAGCTTGTGTAGCTACATTTGCATTTATCGGGATACACAACTCGACAGTTGAAGCGATAACTCAATATGAAGTTGTAAATGTAGAAAGTCTAGTGGATATTGGACAAGCCTATGGTCCAATCATGAATGAACTGAATCAAGAAAATAACCAAAATGATGACCAAAAGGAAATCATTCTAAATAAACCTGAACCAGCAGTAGAGCAATCTGCCGAAACGAAGGTTGAAGAACCTGCTACATCAGAGCCAGAAACAGCTGAACCGGAAATGGTAACTCCAGAACCAGCTCCAGTTACACCTGCGGTTACTATTTCAACTCAAGAGAAAGACTTATTTGCGAGATTAGTAGAAGCAGAAGCAAAAGGCGAATCATATGAAGGAAAAGTTGCGGTTGCAACAGTTGTTTTAAACCGAGTGGATTCTCCTGAATTTCCAGATACAGTAACAGGTGTTATTAATGAAGTAGTTGGAGATGCATATGCCTTTTCACCCGTACAAAATGGTGAGATAAATAAACCTGCATCAGATGAATCAATTCGCGCAGTTGAAGAAGCCTTAACACGACAAGATCGTTTAAATGATTGTATATATTTTTATAATCCAGAAATTGCAACTGATTCTTGGATTACCACTCGCGAAGTTGTAAAGACAGTTGGAAATCATGTATTTGCAAAATAA
- a CDS encoding TerC family protein, whose amino-acid sequence MEFLQEIIANYGSFLSLEALGKVLTDPASWGVIGTLVILEGLLSADNALVLAVLVKHLPEKQRKKALFYGIIGAYLFRVIAIGIGVTLVNIGWIKIIGGHYLLWIVLQNFLKKKDGEEEVQTKTVGFWSTVLTVELMDIAFSIDSVIATFGVSNQVWVLFLGGILGILMMRGVAQLFLALIERVPEFETTAFVLIGMIGLRMIGAAFGFQMHEVIFFSLLIGIFLGTFLVHFLRGRVATK is encoded by the coding sequence ATGGAGTTCTTACAAGAAATCATCGCAAATTATGGATCGTTTTTATCACTAGAAGCTTTGGGAAAAGTATTGACGGATCCTGCTAGTTGGGGAGTTATTGGAACCTTAGTCATTTTAGAAGGATTACTGTCCGCTGATAATGCGTTGGTTCTAGCTGTCTTGGTTAAACACCTGCCCGAGAAGCAGCGAAAGAAAGCACTGTTCTATGGAATAATAGGAGCCTATCTTTTCCGTGTTATCGCCATTGGCATTGGTGTTACCTTAGTTAATATTGGCTGGATTAAAATAATTGGCGGTCACTATCTTTTATGGATTGTCCTTCAGAATTTCCTTAAGAAAAAGGATGGGGAGGAAGAGGTTCAAACGAAGACGGTTGGTTTTTGGAGTACAGTATTAACGGTAGAGCTGATGGACATCGCATTTAGTATTGATAGTGTCATTGCCACTTTTGGTGTATCCAATCAGGTTTGGGTACTCTTTTTGGGAGGAATCTTGGGAATCCTAATGATGAGAGGCGTGGCTCAACTATTCTTAGCACTGATCGAACGAGTCCCTGAGTTCGAAACTACTGCATTTGTCTTAATCGGCATGATTGGGTTACGAATGATAGGTGCAGCTTTTGGCTTCCAAATGCACGAAGTGATCTTCTTTAGCTTATTAATTGGTATCTTCCTTGGAACATTCCTCGTACATTTTTTAAGGGGAAGGGTTGCCACCAAATAA